In a single window of the Streptomyces sp. CGMCC 4.7035 genome:
- a CDS encoding histidine phosphatase family protein: protein MTSRVTLISPATNAALREARFDDGCSLDAAGAARARSAAGGLRPAGHALASPTVRCGETASALGLAADTETALAGLDMGRWRGRTLGDVSADEPEAVAMWLTDPTASPHGGESVRRLCERVGAWLDAAAEFGGRTVAVVEPEIVRAVTVRVLGAPEAAFWRIDVPPLTATEFSGRAGRWNLVLGAALGRG from the coding sequence ATGACGAGCCGGGTGACGTTGATCTCACCTGCGACGAACGCCGCGCTGAGGGAGGCCCGCTTCGACGACGGGTGCTCGCTCGACGCGGCCGGAGCGGCCCGCGCCCGGTCGGCCGCGGGCGGGCTCCGGCCGGCCGGGCATGCGCTGGCCTCCCCCACCGTGCGCTGTGGTGAGACGGCGTCCGCGCTCGGCCTCGCCGCCGACACCGAAACGGCTCTGGCGGGCCTCGACATGGGCCGCTGGCGGGGCCGTACGCTCGGCGACGTCAGCGCCGACGAGCCGGAAGCCGTGGCCATGTGGCTGACGGATCCGACGGCCTCGCCGCACGGCGGGGAGTCGGTGCGCCGGCTGTGCGAGCGGGTCGGCGCCTGGCTCGACGCGGCGGCGGAGTTCGGGGGCCGGACGGTGGCCGTCGTCGAACCGGAGATCGTCCGAGCCGTGACGGTACGGGTGCTCGGAGCGCCGGAAGCGGCCTTCTGGCGGATCGACGTACCGCCGCTGACAGCAACCGAGTTCAGCGGCCGGGCCGGTCGCTGGAACCTCGTGCTGGGGGCGGCACTCGGTCGGGGCTGA
- a CDS encoding CbtB domain-containing protein, with protein MAQSVAQPTTTPTTVPAKLPIGAIVPWAVFFGILMLVLLYFVGAEQGATSVMSGENVHEWVHDARHLLGFPCH; from the coding sequence ATGGCGCAGTCCGTCGCTCAGCCGACCACCACCCCCACCACCGTGCCCGCCAAGTTGCCGATCGGCGCGATCGTCCCCTGGGCGGTCTTCTTCGGCATCCTGATGCTGGTCCTGCTCTACTTCGTCGGCGCCGAACAGGGCGCCACATCCGTGATGTCCGGCGAGAACGTCCACGAGTGGGTGCACGACGCCCGCCACCTGCTCGGCTTCCCCTGCCACTGA
- a CDS encoding CbtA family protein codes for MNSATVRNLLVRGMLAGLAAGLLALVVAYLLGEPRVDAAIAYEEAHSHEHGMEVVSRTMQSTGGLATGVLVYGVAFGGIAALAYCFALGRIGRFGPRASALLLAVAGLIAVYVVPFLKYPANPPSVGDPGTIGKRTTLYFLMVLLSVLLAVATVMLGKRLAPRWGNWNATVAAGGFFVLAVGLAYAFLPAVDEVPKDFSATLLWQFRLAALAIQATLWTSFGLVFGILAERVLVPKGAGRNTAEESGVGTGATPVTR; via the coding sequence ATGAACTCGGCCACTGTCCGCAATCTCCTGGTGCGGGGCATGCTCGCGGGACTCGCCGCGGGTCTGCTCGCCCTCGTCGTCGCCTACCTACTCGGCGAGCCGCGCGTCGACGCGGCCATCGCCTACGAGGAGGCGCACTCCCACGAACACGGCATGGAAGTCGTCAGCCGCACGATGCAGTCCACCGGGGGCCTGGCCACCGGTGTCCTCGTCTACGGGGTCGCGTTCGGCGGCATCGCCGCCCTCGCGTACTGCTTCGCGCTCGGCCGCATCGGCCGCTTCGGGCCGCGCGCGAGCGCGCTGCTCCTCGCGGTGGCCGGCCTGATCGCCGTCTACGTCGTCCCGTTCCTCAAGTACCCCGCCAACCCTCCGTCCGTCGGCGACCCCGGCACCATCGGCAAGCGCACCACCCTGTACTTCCTGATGGTGCTGCTCAGCGTGCTGCTGGCCGTGGCCACGGTGATGCTCGGCAAGCGCCTCGCACCACGCTGGGGCAACTGGAACGCGACGGTGGCCGCAGGAGGGTTCTTCGTCCTGGCCGTCGGGCTGGCGTATGCGTTCCTGCCGGCCGTCGACGAAGTGCCGAAGGACTTCTCGGCCACTCTGCTCTGGCAGTTCCGCCTGGCCGCCCTGGCCATCCAGGCGACTCTGTGGACCTCCTTCGGGCTGGTCTTCGGGATCCTCGCGGAGAGGGTGCTGGTCCCGAAGGGGGCCGGGCGGAACACCGCGGAGGAGTCGGGCGTCGGTACCGGAGCCACGCCCGTCACCCGCTGA
- a CDS encoding polysaccharide deacetylase family protein — MNRRISGAVLACLLLATGCTAETSADSPDSRPTTAHRSVPTTRPPRGDASARAGAEAAYRKWGLKPLAAPPAPPATKPAGGPAAGGRVPVISEIPTKQKIVFLTFDDGAEKDPKFVTMMRELKIPFTMFLTDSAIRTDYGYFKKLQRLGDGVQNHTLTHPNLRTLGAAAQKQEICGQQKKLKDQYGTTPRLFRPPYGNWNENTRAAVAACGIETIVLWRESMQISNMQYQRGDKKLHPGDIVLAHFRGPSELKGTTMTEMTANLLRHIQEQGFTVARLEDYL, encoded by the coding sequence GTGAACAGGCGGATCAGCGGGGCCGTGTTGGCCTGCCTCCTTCTCGCGACGGGCTGCACGGCCGAAACCTCGGCGGACTCCCCGGACTCCCGTCCCACCACGGCGCACCGCTCGGTACCGACCACCCGGCCTCCCCGTGGCGACGCGAGTGCGCGGGCGGGCGCCGAGGCCGCCTATCGCAAGTGGGGCCTCAAGCCGCTGGCCGCTCCGCCCGCCCCGCCCGCCACCAAGCCGGCGGGGGGCCCGGCGGCCGGGGGCCGGGTGCCGGTGATCAGCGAGATACCCACCAAGCAGAAGATCGTTTTTCTCACGTTCGACGACGGGGCCGAGAAGGACCCGAAGTTCGTGACGATGATGCGGGAGCTGAAGATCCCGTTCACGATGTTCCTGACGGACTCCGCCATCCGTACCGACTACGGCTACTTCAAGAAGCTCCAGCGACTCGGCGACGGCGTCCAGAACCACACGCTGACTCATCCGAACCTCCGCACCCTGGGCGCGGCCGCCCAGAAGCAGGAGATCTGCGGCCAGCAGAAGAAGCTGAAGGATCAGTACGGCACCACGCCACGGCTGTTCCGTCCGCCCTACGGCAACTGGAACGAGAACACCCGGGCCGCCGTGGCGGCCTGCGGTATCGAGACGATCGTCCTTTGGCGCGAGTCCATGCAGATCTCGAACATGCAGTACCAGCGCGGCGACAAGAAGCTCCACCCGGGCGACATCGTCCTGGCCCATTTCCGCGGGCCGTCCGAGCTCAAGGGCACGACGATGACCGAGATGACGGCGAACCTGCTGCGTCATATCCAGGAACAGGGCTTCACTGTCGCCCGCCTGGAGGACTACCTGTAG
- a CDS encoding RNA polymerase sigma factor, whose translation MGHGRQPRRVQAYDGELGAAVARAQDGDETAFTIAYRIVQPGLLGYLRGFVGDDAEDVASDAWLEIARDIGRFKGDGAGFRGWTAAIARHRALDHLRRQRVRPRSGALEQDVLDLPGSHSTHDQALESLSTARALELVRELPRDQAEAVLLRVVVGLDGPAAARVLGKRPGAVRTAAHRGLKRLARRLGVEGAADEGVTDEASRTLGESK comes from the coding sequence TTGGGCCACGGACGACAACCCCGGCGCGTACAGGCGTACGACGGGGAATTGGGTGCGGCAGTCGCGCGGGCCCAGGACGGGGACGAGACCGCCTTCACGATCGCCTACCGGATCGTGCAACCGGGCCTGCTCGGCTATCTGCGCGGCTTTGTCGGCGACGACGCGGAGGACGTGGCGTCCGACGCCTGGCTGGAGATCGCCCGTGACATCGGACGGTTCAAGGGAGACGGGGCCGGTTTCCGCGGCTGGACGGCGGCCATTGCCCGGCACCGGGCACTGGACCATCTGCGTCGCCAACGCGTGCGGCCCCGGTCAGGGGCGCTCGAACAGGACGTACTGGACCTGCCCGGCTCGCACAGCACCCATGACCAGGCCCTGGAGTCCCTCTCCACCGCGCGCGCCCTGGAACTGGTCCGCGAGCTGCCGCGGGACCAGGCCGAGGCCGTGCTGCTGCGCGTCGTCGTCGGCCTCGACGGCCCCGCCGCCGCGCGCGTCCTCGGCAAGCGTCCCGGCGCGGTGCGCACCGCCGCGCACCGGGGCCTGAAACGCCTCGCCCGCCGGCTGGGCGTCGAAGGCGCGGCGGACGAAGGTGTGACGGATGAGGCCTCCCGGACGCTGGGGGAGTCGAAATGA
- a CDS encoding DUF1877 family protein, with product MNTYFHLRAVPPPALRNSVNWLERLFEDDWEAVRYRVGRHREEVLDKRYLDQERLYADASSHPVEGRPQAQVVLGGRPVYHPDRHKPPFLVLTAAQAHRVARFLMLADFDALWAFARDGLLPHYGGVSAEPETRGAFAAVHRELTAFYAQTAEYGDAVVKWLPA from the coding sequence ATGAACACGTACTTCCATTTGCGAGCGGTGCCGCCCCCGGCGCTGCGCAACAGCGTGAACTGGCTTGAACGACTGTTCGAGGATGACTGGGAGGCCGTCCGGTACCGGGTCGGCCGGCACCGCGAGGAGGTGCTGGACAAGCGTTATCTGGACCAGGAGCGCCTCTATGCCGACGCTTCTTCGCACCCGGTCGAGGGCCGACCCCAGGCCCAGGTGGTGCTGGGTGGCCGGCCGGTGTACCACCCCGACCGGCACAAGCCGCCGTTCCTGGTGCTGACAGCGGCCCAGGCCCACCGGGTGGCCAGGTTCCTGATGCTGGCCGACTTCGACGCACTGTGGGCTTTCGCCCGCGACGGACTGCTGCCGCACTACGGTGGCGTGAGCGCGGAGCCCGAGACACGGGGCGCATTCGCTGCGGTGCACCGGGAGCTGACGGCGTTCTACGCACAGACGGCGGAGTACGGGGACGCGGTGGTGAAGTGGCTGCCGGCCTGA
- a CDS encoding glycosyltransferase — translation MLAVTLSAALLLQGYTHHMFGIASDEATGPRGHNGAVPSQVVHGGPVIANAATSAHTARVKARTIALTFDDGPDPVWTPRILDVLRRNHVNATFFVVGTQVVAHPELVRRIITDGNQIGIHTFTHPDLAELAPWQRSLELRETQLAVAGAAGVTTALLRPPFSSENDALDDADWSVLKQAGAAGYVTVLSTKDAEDWRRSGVDRVLDRATPRGDAGQIVLMHDGGGDRSQTVAALSALVPRLKAQGFKFATVSGAVGMAEPVRSAGLGDHLQGLALIQLLRGGDWVVWLLGVLMYAAGAISVLRAAVVLIAARRHRRLRTGHRGRSWGPPVTEPVSVIVPAYNESAGIEAAVRSLLASDHPVEIIVVDDGSTDGTADLVESLQLPVRVIRQQNAGKPAALNTGLAAATYDLVVMVDGDTVFEPDTVRTIVQPFADPRVGAVSGNAKVVNRGGLLGRWQHIEYVVGFNLDRRLFDLAECMPTVPGAVGAFRRRALLDIGGVSDVTLAEDTDLTMALCRAGWRVVYEEGAKAWTEAPASLSALWRQRYRWCYGTLQAMWKHRGALVQRGAAGKLGRRGLVYLLLFQVLLPLLAPVVDVFAVYGLVFLDPVRIIGLWFAFLLLQLLMGLYAFRLDGERPGPLWSLPLQQFVYRQLMYLVVIQSVFTAVSGSRLRWQRMERYGSLRAPAGAEDPRSDLTSPEPGFPQPAPYEGHAQPAPYEGHAQPAPYDGLPQPAPYDGFPPPAPHDGFPPPAPHDGFRQPPQHETTQWY, via the coding sequence GTGCTCGCGGTGACTCTGTCGGCGGCCCTGCTGCTGCAGGGTTACACCCATCACATGTTCGGTATCGCATCGGACGAGGCGACCGGCCCCCGTGGCCACAACGGCGCGGTGCCGAGCCAGGTCGTCCACGGCGGCCCCGTGATCGCGAACGCCGCCACCTCTGCCCACACCGCCCGGGTGAAGGCCCGCACCATCGCGCTGACCTTCGACGACGGCCCGGACCCCGTCTGGACGCCACGGATCCTGGACGTGCTGCGCCGCAACCACGTGAACGCGACGTTCTTCGTCGTCGGCACCCAGGTCGTCGCCCACCCGGAGCTGGTCCGCCGGATCATCACCGACGGCAACCAGATCGGCATTCACACCTTCACCCATCCCGACCTGGCCGAACTCGCCCCATGGCAGCGCTCCCTGGAGCTGCGTGAGACGCAGCTGGCGGTGGCCGGCGCCGCCGGGGTCACCACCGCACTGCTGAGGCCGCCGTTCTCCTCGGAGAACGACGCGCTGGACGACGCCGACTGGTCCGTCCTCAAGCAGGCCGGCGCAGCAGGCTATGTCACGGTGCTCTCCACGAAGGACGCCGAGGATTGGCGGCGTTCCGGTGTGGACCGCGTCCTCGACCGGGCGACACCGCGCGGCGACGCCGGGCAGATCGTGCTGATGCACGACGGCGGCGGTGACCGGTCGCAGACCGTCGCCGCACTGAGCGCCCTTGTCCCGCGGCTCAAGGCACAGGGCTTCAAGTTCGCGACGGTCTCCGGAGCGGTCGGCATGGCCGAGCCCGTCCGGTCGGCCGGGCTCGGCGACCATCTGCAGGGGCTGGCCCTCATCCAGCTGCTGCGGGGCGGCGACTGGGTGGTGTGGCTGCTGGGCGTGCTGATGTACGCGGCCGGAGCGATCAGCGTGCTGCGCGCGGCGGTCGTGCTGATCGCCGCCAGGCGGCACCGGCGCCTGCGGACCGGGCACCGTGGCCGGTCCTGGGGGCCGCCCGTGACCGAACCGGTCAGCGTCATCGTCCCCGCCTACAACGAGAGCGCCGGCATCGAGGCGGCCGTGCGCTCACTGCTCGCCTCGGACCATCCGGTCGAGATCATCGTGGTGGACGACGGTTCGACCGACGGCACCGCCGACCTGGTGGAGTCGCTCCAGTTGCCGGTGCGGGTGATCCGGCAGCAGAACGCGGGCAAGCCCGCCGCGCTCAACACCGGACTCGCCGCGGCCACCTACGACCTGGTGGTCATGGTCGACGGTGACACAGTCTTCGAACCCGACACCGTCCGCACGATCGTGCAGCCCTTCGCCGACCCCCGTGTGGGCGCCGTCTCGGGCAACGCCAAGGTCGTCAACCGCGGTGGCCTGCTGGGCCGCTGGCAGCACATCGAGTACGTGGTCGGGTTCAACCTCGACCGCCGCCTGTTCGACCTCGCCGAGTGCATGCCGACCGTACCGGGAGCGGTCGGCGCGTTCCGCCGTCGGGCGCTGCTCGACATCGGCGGTGTCAGTGACGTCACCCTCGCCGAGGACACCGACCTCACCATGGCGCTGTGCCGCGCCGGCTGGCGCGTGGTGTACGAGGAGGGCGCGAAGGCCTGGACCGAGGCCCCCGCGTCGCTGAGCGCCCTGTGGCGGCAGCGGTACCGCTGGTGTTACGGCACTTTGCAGGCGATGTGGAAGCACCGCGGCGCGCTGGTGCAGCGCGGTGCGGCCGGAAAACTGGGCCGTCGGGGCCTGGTCTATCTGCTGCTCTTCCAGGTACTGCTGCCGCTGCTCGCACCCGTCGTGGACGTCTTCGCCGTGTACGGGCTGGTCTTCCTCGACCCGGTCCGGATCATCGGGCTGTGGTTCGCCTTCCTGCTGCTGCAGCTCCTGATGGGCCTGTACGCGTTCCGGCTGGACGGAGAACGGCCCGGCCCGCTGTGGAGCCTGCCGCTCCAGCAGTTCGTCTACCGGCAGCTGATGTACCTGGTGGTGATCCAGTCCGTCTTCACCGCCGTGTCCGGCTCACGGCTGCGATGGCAGCGCATGGAGCGGTACGGCAGCCTGCGGGCCCCGGCGGGCGCGGAGGATCCCCGCAGCGACCTCACCTCGCCGGAACCAGGATTTCCGCAACCGGCACCGTACGAGGGCCATGCGCAACCGGCACCGTACGAGGGCCATGCGCAACCGGCACCGTACGACGGCCTTCCGCAACCGGCACCGTACGACGGCTTTCCCCCGCCCGCACCACACGACGGCTTTCCCCCGCCCGCACCACACGACGGCTTCCGGCAGCCCCCGCAGCACGAAACAACGCAGTGGTACTGA
- a CDS encoding transglycosylase domain-containing protein: MIDYPRRGRTGLRRWLPSLRQLLSFFLLCFGATAAAIGYAYATVTIPDPNPSTQLQNNVYYWSDGTVLATDGSVNRQNITLAQVPADVQWDFIAAENSSFYTDPGIDPQGILRAAVHMAEGGSVQSGSTITQQFVKNAYLDQSQTISRKFRELLISSKIGAVMSKQQILQGYLNTCFFGRQANGIQAAARMYYNLPVEKLNASQGAFLAAAVNEPSLFQYADSDPTAKAQARARWSWVLERMVKIGKLTPEQRARYAATGFPTPRKWTPGSGFTGQVGYLVHLARSYAEAHDSTITDGSLSRGGYQIHTTFDRKRTAELARAVARVRKQRLDPAHRSVDRDVQVGAASVDPATGKILAVYGGAGFDQAHFSDNADTSGVPVGSTFKPIVLAAALQHGAVLRPGKSSERITPDSKFNGDDGIRIKDQLGNYVTDDKDPTGLLHQHNDTDHGWGYIDLRKAMEQSVNTPYVQLGEYVGHGNVAKTAQALGLRSGSLAASSAGFYIGTSTPSAIRMAGVYATFAADGMQATPYSVTKVTHNGSALAGFSAPAPVRALPAAVADNVTDVLRGVIARGTGTKAQALGRTAAGKTGTTDDFRSAWFIGYTPQLATSVVLFREDPKHPQLQSLIGVGGLRKVFGGDIPTEIWTQYMRDALAGLPDVPFPTPAPLGHGTDEYGAPSPSSSAAPDKRGGKTGKKTSTTAVPAPRAPTTRPKCHHGKCR, encoded by the coding sequence TTGATCGACTACCCGCGCCGGGGCAGGACCGGTCTGCGCCGCTGGCTGCCGTCGCTGCGTCAACTGCTGTCGTTCTTCCTGCTGTGCTTCGGCGCCACGGCAGCGGCCATCGGCTATGCCTACGCCACGGTCACCATCCCCGACCCCAACCCCTCGACACAGCTGCAGAACAACGTCTACTACTGGTCCGACGGCACCGTCCTGGCGACCGATGGCAGCGTCAACCGGCAGAACATCACCCTCGCGCAGGTGCCCGCGGACGTGCAGTGGGACTTCATCGCCGCGGAGAACTCGTCCTTCTACACGGACCCGGGCATCGACCCACAAGGGATCCTCCGCGCCGCCGTCCACATGGCCGAGGGCGGCTCCGTCCAGTCCGGCTCGACGATCACCCAGCAGTTCGTCAAGAACGCCTACCTCGATCAGTCGCAGACGATCTCACGCAAGTTCAGAGAACTGCTGATCTCATCCAAGATCGGCGCCGTCATGAGCAAGCAGCAGATCCTCCAGGGGTATCTGAACACCTGCTTCTTCGGCCGACAGGCCAACGGCATCCAGGCCGCCGCCCGCATGTACTACAACCTCCCGGTCGAGAAGCTCAACGCGAGTCAGGGAGCCTTTCTCGCCGCAGCGGTCAACGAGCCGAGCCTCTTCCAGTACGCGGACTCCGACCCCACGGCCAAGGCACAGGCGCGAGCACGCTGGTCCTGGGTGCTGGAACGGATGGTGAAGATCGGCAAGCTGACGCCGGAGCAGCGGGCCAGGTACGCGGCCACCGGCTTCCCGACGCCCAGGAAGTGGACACCCGGTTCGGGGTTCACGGGCCAGGTCGGTTACCTGGTCCACTTGGCAAGGTCGTATGCCGAGGCGCACGACAGCACCATCACCGACGGCAGTTTGAGCCGGGGCGGTTACCAGATCCACACCACCTTCGACAGGAAGAGAACGGCGGAGCTGGCCCGGGCCGTCGCAAGGGTACGCAAGCAGCGCCTCGACCCCGCCCACCGGTCGGTCGACCGGGACGTCCAGGTCGGAGCCGCCTCGGTGGATCCCGCGACCGGCAAGATCCTTGCCGTCTACGGCGGTGCCGGCTTCGACCAGGCCCACTTTTCGGACAACGCCGACACCTCCGGCGTCCCGGTGGGATCGACTTTCAAGCCCATCGTCCTCGCCGCCGCGCTCCAGCACGGAGCCGTACTGCGACCCGGCAAGTCCTCGGAGCGGATCACCCCGGACAGCAAGTTCAACGGTGACGACGGCATCCGGATCAAGGACCAGCTGGGGAATTACGTCACCGACGACAAGGACCCCACCGGGCTCCTCCATCAGCACAACGACACCGACCACGGCTGGGGCTACATCGATCTGCGCAAGGCGATGGAGCAGTCGGTCAACACGCCGTACGTACAACTGGGGGAGTACGTCGGCCATGGGAACGTGGCGAAGACAGCGCAAGCTCTGGGCCTGCGCTCCGGCAGTCTCGCCGCCTCCAGCGCCGGCTTCTACATCGGCACCTCGACACCGAGCGCGATTCGCATGGCAGGCGTCTACGCGACCTTCGCTGCCGACGGTATGCAGGCCACCCCGTACTCGGTGACCAAGGTGACCCACAACGGCTCGGCACTGGCCGGCTTCAGCGCTCCCGCCCCGGTGCGGGCCCTGCCCGCGGCGGTCGCCGACAACGTGACCGATGTGCTCCGGGGCGTCATCGCCCGGGGCACCGGCACCAAGGCCCAGGCTCTCGGCAGGACCGCGGCAGGCAAGACCGGAACCACCGACGACTTCCGGTCGGCCTGGTTCATCGGCTACACCCCGCAACTCGCGACCTCCGTCGTCCTCTTCCGGGAGGATCCGAAGCACCCCCAGTTGCAGTCTCTGATAGGTGTCGGCGGCCTGCGGAAGGTGTTCGGGGGCGACATCCCCACCGAGATCTGGACCCAGTACATGCGCGACGCCCTCGCAGGCCTGCCCGACGTCCCCTTCCCCACCCCCGCCCCCCTCGGCCACGGCACCGACGAGTACGGCGCTCCCTCGCCCTCTTCCTCCGCGGCCCCCGACAAGCGAGGCGGAAAGACCGGCAAGAAGACGAGCACCACGGCCGTTCCCGCGCCGAGAGCACCGACAACCCGCCCCAAATGCCATCACGGCAAGTGCCGTTGA
- a CDS encoding glycoside hydrolase family 97 catalytic domain-containing protein, giving the protein MPCADLRRGVRAPPPTVPPVLRPRKSALTDTSWIKPGKVFRCELTTAAGLAGVDFAVARGLEYIEYDAGWYGPEFSTVDATTPITAIDLPSVISYATSKGIGVFLYVNRLALTDADSLFGLYKSWGVAGIKLGFINDGTQAMTNQIIDWARTAAKYRLLIDMHDDVRPFGFERTYPNYISLEGVRGNEQFPTATHNVTLPFARRNGSTWHLGAMTNETARTLSIPLSFLDSGTFAATVYADGTPGSSSYRTPVVVSTATVTSGTTLDVVMASAGGQAIVLTPN; this is encoded by the coding sequence GTGCCCTGCGCTGACCTTCGGCGAGGTGTTCGCGCACCGCCGCCGACCGTTCCGCCTGTACTACGGCCTCGAAAGAGCGCCCTCACCGACACCTCGTGGATCAAGCCGGGCAAGGTCTTCCGCTGCGAGCTCACCACCGCCGCCGGCCTCGCGGGCGTCGACTTCGCCGTGGCCCGCGGCCTGGAGTACATCGAGTACGACGCCGGCTGGTACGGACCCGAGTTCAGCACCGTCGACGCGACGACCCCGATCACCGCCATCGACCTGCCATCGGTCATCTCGTACGCCACCAGCAAGGGCATCGGCGTCTTCCTCTACGTCAACCGGCTGGCCCTGACCGACGCGGACTCGCTGTTCGGCCTCTACAAGAGCTGGGGCGTCGCGGGCATCAAGCTCGGCTTCATCAACGACGGCACCCAGGCGATGACCAACCAGATCATCGACTGGGCCCGGACGGCCGCCAAGTACCGGCTGCTGATCGACATGCACGACGACGTCCGGCCGTTCGGCTTCGAGCGCACGTACCCGAACTACATCAGCCTGGAAGGCGTGCGGGGCAACGAGCAGTTCCCGACCGCCACGCACAACGTGACGTTGCCCTTCGCCCGCCGCAACGGCTCCACCTGGCACCTCGGGGCGATGACCAACGAGACGGCGCGGACCCTGTCGATCCCGCTGTCCTTCCTGGACAGCGGGACCTTTGCGGCGACTGTCTACGCCGACGGCACACCGGGCAGCAGCTCGTACCGGACCCCCGTGGTGGTCAGTACCGCAACCGTCACCTCGGGGACCACTCTGGACGTGGTCATGGCGAGCGCGGGCGGCCAGGCGATCGTGCTGACGCCGAACTGA
- a CDS encoding helix-turn-helix domain-containing protein encodes MPGATGADGAEAFSRLLRELKDRSGLSYGALAKRLHMSTSTLHRYCNGTAVPVEYAPVERLARVCRATPQELVELHRRWILADAARGSRADQITATGSAQGAGSAAATDAAAATDVADTSNATYAADAPEAVDRADPGSPASHGRGEGEDEGEGETGEPVVVNVSRELAPPRRRRRTVLIASAAVVAVLGAVVLTTRLPLGGGKATGDRQVAGVTPTITGTADTGKPSASPSPTAKGHKPSASAPATAESEGAGSGTSKDGGKQGGAQRTDGSATGAVPLTVGTRPYVYDEPCSQHFLVNSEPEQVGPPANEQDAPRWAAAYGAVSSGAQEVALTVQGTGEETVVLEALHVRVLTKGAPLAWNDYAMGVGCGGGVETKAFDIDLDNGSPTVTVKGGQRDFPYKVSESDPEVFYVTAHTKAHDVRWDLTLDWSSGSRRGTVHIDNDGTAFRTSADVNRPGYDYPLGGSEWIERHG; translated from the coding sequence GTGCCAGGGGCAACGGGGGCCGACGGAGCTGAGGCGTTCTCGCGGCTGCTGCGGGAACTCAAGGACCGCTCGGGACTGAGCTACGGGGCGCTTGCCAAGCGGCTGCACATGAGCACGTCGACGCTGCACCGCTACTGCAACGGCACAGCGGTGCCCGTCGAGTACGCACCGGTGGAGCGCCTCGCAAGGGTCTGCCGGGCAACGCCGCAGGAGCTGGTGGAATTGCACCGGCGCTGGATCCTGGCGGACGCGGCACGAGGGAGCAGAGCGGATCAGATCACGGCGACGGGTTCGGCTCAGGGAGCCGGTTCGGCTGCTGCGACGGATGCGGCCGCTGCGACAGATGTCGCGGATACATCGAATGCGACGTATGCGGCTGATGCTCCGGAAGCGGTCGATAGGGCGGATCCAGGCTCACCGGCCTCGCACGGACGGGGTGAGGGCGAGGACGAGGGCGAAGGCGAGACCGGTGAGCCGGTTGTCGTGAACGTGTCGCGCGAACTCGCGCCGCCACGTCGTCGCCGCCGTACCGTGCTGATCGCCTCCGCCGCGGTGGTCGCCGTGCTGGGAGCCGTCGTGCTCACCACGCGTCTGCCGCTCGGCGGCGGGAAAGCCACGGGCGACCGGCAGGTGGCCGGTGTCACCCCCACGATCACCGGCACGGCGGACACCGGGAAGCCGTCCGCCTCCCCGTCCCCGACCGCGAAGGGACACAAGCCGTCCGCGTCTGCCCCCGCCACGGCCGAGTCCGAGGGGGCCGGGTCCGGCACTTCGAAGGACGGCGGCAAGCAGGGCGGGGCCCAACGCACCGACGGCAGCGCCACCGGCGCCGTCCCGCTCACTGTCGGCACCCGCCCCTACGTCTACGACGAGCCGTGCAGCCAACACTTCCTCGTCAACAGCGAACCCGAGCAGGTCGGCCCGCCGGCGAACGAGCAGGACGCCCCGCGCTGGGCCGCCGCGTACGGGGCGGTGTCCTCGGGCGCACAGGAGGTCGCCCTCACCGTCCAGGGCACCGGCGAGGAAACCGTCGTCCTGGAGGCGTTGCACGTACGCGTTCTCACCAAGGGCGCGCCGCTCGCCTGGAACGACTACGCGATGGGCGTCGGCTGCGGCGGTGGCGTCGAGACCAAGGCGTTCGACATCGACCTCGACAACGGCAGTCCCACGGTCACCGTCAAGGGGGGCCAGCGCGACTTCCCGTACAAGGTCAGCGAGTCCGACCCGGAGGTCTTCTACGTCACCGCCCACACCAAGGCCCACGACGTTCGCTGGGACCTCACCCTGGACTGGTCCAGCGGCAGCCGCCGCGGCACCGTCCACATCGACAACGACGGCACCGCGTTCCGCACCAGCGCCGACGTGAACCGGCCGGGCTACGACTACCCGCTGGGCGGCAGCGAGTGGATCGAACGGCACGGCTGA